The region ACAACTGTTTGAGGTCCTGACCCAATAACTGTGCTACTTAATCCTGTAGTACCTGGAGCAACTGGTCCAAAAAAGTACATTTTACCATCTCTTGGGATAGCTTGAATAACTAAGTCTTCAACATTGTCACCTGTGTTATCAATGTTAAATTCAATCATGACATTTTCATCAAAACTTGCACTAGCAGTAGCAGTAGGACTTAAAAGTCCTTGTACGTTAGCAACAAATACTAAATTGTCTGTGTCTTCACCTTGAAAGGCATAAAAATCTGTGATATCACTTGTACCACCTTGTACAGCAGGAGCATCAATGTGATCTGCTGATAAGAAGAAGAAACTTGCTGCTGCAAATACGCCTACTCCTAAAATAAATTTGAAATTTTTCATAATGTTTTGAGATTTTTTGTTAATTAATATTTTTGGTTCTCACAGACACTTACGCAACAATTGCAAATGCGGTTTTATTAAAATTTTGTTAAAGCGAAAAAAATGTG is a window of Olleya sp. YS DNA encoding:
- a CDS encoding DUF4331 family protein yields the protein MKNFKFILGVGVFAAASFFFLSADHIDAPAVQGGTSDITDFYAFQGEDTDNLVFVANVQGLLSPTATASASFDENVMIEFNIDNTGDNVEDLVIQAIPRDGKMYFFGPVAPGTTGLSSTVIGSGPQTVVDITTYGSAPMVQTTAGISAFAGPRDDPFFMDFAQYSAIVGGTASGFNNPGSDTFAGTNVMSVVIEVPKSMIGGSGTINTWVESKSKS